In Dasypus novemcinctus isolate mDasNov1 chromosome 10, mDasNov1.1.hap2, whole genome shotgun sequence, one DNA window encodes the following:
- the LOC101414282 gene encoding olfactory receptor 5AN1-like produces the protein MTIEGNITEITHFVLLGFSDFPRILALLFVIFLVIYLMTVTWNLYLIVLIRMDSHLHTPMYFFLINLSFIDICYVTSITPKMLFSFFQKQQTITFLGCIAQYFIFSTLGLSESCLLSAMAYDRYAAICKPLFYSSIMSPSLCIRMALGVYIAGLSGSLSQLCGLLQLHFCGPNVINHFFCDMPELLVLSCTDTSLIHVMLAILSQMFGTTNALVILISYVYIVISIMKITSAKGRSKAFNTCASHLTAVSLFYTSSMFVYLSSISGGSPGFDRFASVLYTVVIPMMNPLIYSLRNRDIKDALRKLQKRRGHC, from the coding sequence ATGACTATAGAAGGAAATATCACAGAGATCACCCACTTCGTCCTCTTGGGATTTTCAGATTTTCCCAGAATCTTAGCACTGCTCTTTGTTATATTCCTGGTCATCTACCTCATGACTGTGACCTGGAATCTGTACCTCATTGTCTTAATAAGAATGGattcccacctccacacacccatgtacttcttcctcatcAACCTGTCCTTCATAGATATCTGCTATGTTACCTCCATAACTCCAAAGATGCTCTTCAGCTTCTTCCAGAAGCAGCAAACAATCACCTTTTTGGGTTGCATTGCCCAATACTTCATCTTTTCAACTTTGGGACTTAGCGAGTCTTGTCTCCTGTCTGCCATGGCTTATGACAGATATGCTGCCATTTGTAAACCGCTGTTCTATTCATCAATCATGTCACCCAGCCTCTGTATTCGTATGGCACTGGGAGTCTATATAGCTGGACTCTCTGGTTCTTTATCCCAATTATGTGGCTTGCTTCAGCTTCACTTCTGTGGGCCTAATGTTATCAACCATTTCTTCTGTGACATGCCTGAATTGTTAGTCTTGTCCTGCACTGACACTTCCCTCATACATGTCATGCTTGCTATATTATCACAGATGTTTGGGACAACAAATGCTCTAGTTATCCTGATATCCTATGTCTATATTGTTATCTCAATCATGAAGATCACTTCAGCTAAAGGCAGGTCCAAGGCTTTCAACACATGTGCTTCTCACCTGACTGCTGTTTCCCTTTTCTATACGTCATCTATGTTTGTCTATTTAAGTTCCATCTCTGGTGGTTCCCCTGGCTTTGACAGATTTGCTTCAGTTTTGTACACTGTGGTCATTCCCATGATGAATCCCTTGATTTACAGTCTGAGGAACAGGGACATCAAAGATGCTTTGAGGAAGTTGCAAAAGAGGAGAGGGCATTGCTAA